Genomic window (Balnearium lithotrophicum):
AACCGAGAAGGAGAAGGAAAAGGTTAAGAAGTTAGGAGGACTCTACATAATAGGAACGGAGAGGAACGAATCTCGAAGGATTGACAACCAGCTAAGGGGAAGGGCAGGAAGACAGGGAGACCCTGGAGAATCAAGATTCTTTCTCTCTTTAGAGGATAACTTACTGAGGCTCTTTGGTTCTGACAGAATCAAGAAGATAATGGAGGTCATGAACGTTCCTGAGGATGAACCCATTACCCACAAAATGGTGAGCAAAGCTCTTGAAAATGCCCAGAGGAGAGTGGAGGAACAGAACTTCCAGATAAGGAAAAGGCTCCTCGAGTACGATGAAGTTTACAACGTTCAGAGAAAAGTGATTTACGAGCAGAGAAATAAGATTCTTGAAGGGGAAAACTTTAAGGATGAAATTTTGGGTTTCTTTGAGGACATTGCCTGGGAACTTGTAGATACCTTCGCCCCAGAGAACGTTCTTCCCGACGAGTGGGACTTAAAGGACCTCAGAAGAACACTTGAAACGAGGTTTGGCTTTGAATTTCCTATTCCTAACTCCTACGAAGAACTGATGAACACTCAAGTTGAGGGAGCTCCAACAGACAGGGAAAAGTTGGCAAAACTTATATACGATACCCTAAAGGAGAAGTACGAAGAACTTGAAAACCTTGTAGGTAGCGGTCAACTTAGGGAAATAGAGAGAATGATTCTCCTTGATAGGCTGGACCACTACTGGAGGGAGCATCTTAGAGCTCTTGACCACATCAAGGAAAGCATAGGCTGGAGAGGTTACGGCCAGAGAGACCCAGTTGTTGAGTTCAAAAAGGAGGCCTATCAGCTCTTTGAGGAGCTCCTTTCAAATATTGAAAACGGAGTTGTCGATTCCCTCATGAACTACTACAAGTACGTGAAAGAGCAGGTAGATGCCCTAACTATTTGATTTGTTAAAATCTATAGTTGAACTTAAAGGGGGAGATGGATTGAAGAGATTCTTACTTTCGGCTCTTCTCGTTCTTTTAGCCTCTACCCCTTCATTTTCACAGGTTTACATAGTTAAGAGGGGAGACTCCCTCTACAAAATTGCAAAGAGGTTTCATACAACAGTTTCAAAACTAAAGAGGGAAAACCACTTGAGAAGCTCATTCATCAGGCCAGGCCAGAGACTCTACATTCCAACCCGTTTCCATTCGGTTGAGTGGTACAGAAAGTTCAAGCCTAAAAAGAGCTCCGAAACGATAGCTTTTATCGAGGAAAGCGCTGATACAGGAAGGATTGTTTCAAAGGAGATATATCCAATAACGGATATTGTTTACAGGGAGTCGGAGGAACTTGCATCTGTTTTATCCACACCTTTAAATGTAAAGTACGACAACTGGAGTCTTTCAATTCTAAACGATTCAGAGTATAAGGGAACTTTTTTTAAACTCCTTGCCGATATTTTTAAGGAGATTAAAAATACCCCCTACGTTTTTGGGGGTACAAATCCCAAGTTTGGCCTTGATTGCTCCTCATTCACAATGTACGTTTACCGTAAGTTGGGGATTAACCTTCCCAGGACAGCAAGGGAGCAGTTTAACGTTGGAATACCGATAAGTAAAAAGGAGCTTAAGCCCGGTGATTTGGTCTTCTTCAGAACCTATGCGAGCTATCCTTCCCACGTTGGTATATACATAGGGAACGGAAAGTTTGTCCATTTTTCATCGATGTTTCACGGGCTTGCAATTTCATCGCTGAAGGACAGGTACTTCAAAAGGAGATTCTTAGGTGCAAAGCGGATATTGAGTGAGAAGAAAATAAAGAGGATAATGTACGCCGTAAAAGAGAAAAATTAAAAGGGAGGTTGTGCGATGAACACAGGACAGCTTCTAAGAGGGGCAACTGCATTTATTGCAGTTCTTTCCCTGGTCTCTTCAACTGCAAAGGCTAAGGTAGACGTATCCCCAAAAGACTATCAGGTTGCTGAATCCCTTCAAAAAGTATTTGAAAGTGTAGCTGAGAAAGTAAAGCCGGCTGTTGTAAACATAAGCACCGTTTCTGAAGTTAGAGTAAGCCATCCTCCTATTCCTCCAGAGTTTAGGGACTTTTTCCACGAATTTGGAATTCCCTTCCCCCAGTTTCCCAATAAGTTCAAGACGAGAGCTTTAGGTTCGGGATTTATCGTTAAAGTTAAGGACGGCTGGGCTTACATTCTCACAAACAACCACGTTGTTGCAAATGCCAAGAAGATAAGGGTTAAATTGAGTGACGGCTCAGTTTACAAAGCAAAGGTTGTAGGGAAAGACCCCAAAACTGACGTTGCTTTAATAAAGATAAAGGTGGGAAACAAAAAGGTTCCTGTTGTTGAACTTGGAGATTCCAATAACATAAAAGTTGGAGAATTTGTCATTGCAGTTGGAAATCCTTATGGCCTTAACTGGACCGTAACCCACGGGATAGTTTCCGCAAAGGGTAGACACGGCTTAGGCCTAAATCCCATTGAGGATTTTATTCAAACGGATGCTGCAATAAATCCAGGGAACAGTGGCGGTCCCTTGTGTGACATTCACGGTAAGGTAATAGGTATAAATTCAGCAATTGTTAGAGAAGCGCAGGGCTTGGGGTTTGCAGTCCCCATAAACATTGCCAAAAAGGTTATGAACGACCTTCTTAAGTATGGAAAGGTTATTAGGGGATGGCTTGGAGTTTACATAGAGGACGTCTCCCCAGACCTTGCTCAGAAGTTCAACGTCAAAGGTGGGGTCCTTGTAACTAAGGTTATGCCTGGTTCTCCGGCAGAGAAGGGAGGACTAAAGAGCGGTGACATAATTGTCAAGTACAACGGTGAAGACGTTAA
Coding sequences:
- a CDS encoding C40 family peptidase, translated to MKRFLLSALLVLLASTPSFSQVYIVKRGDSLYKIAKRFHTTVSKLKRENHLRSSFIRPGQRLYIPTRFHSVEWYRKFKPKKSSETIAFIEESADTGRIVSKEIYPITDIVYRESEELASVLSTPLNVKYDNWSLSILNDSEYKGTFFKLLADIFKEIKNTPYVFGGTNPKFGLDCSSFTMYVYRKLGINLPRTAREQFNVGIPISKKELKPGDLVFFRTYASYPSHVGIYIGNGKFVHFSSMFHGLAISSLKDRYFKRRFLGAKRILSEKKIKRIMYAVKEKN
- a CDS encoding DegQ family serine endoprotease, encoding MNTGQLLRGATAFIAVLSLVSSTAKAKVDVSPKDYQVAESLQKVFESVAEKVKPAVVNISTVSEVRVSHPPIPPEFRDFFHEFGIPFPQFPNKFKTRALGSGFIVKVKDGWAYILTNNHVVANAKKIRVKLSDGSVYKAKVVGKDPKTDVALIKIKVGNKKVPVVELGDSNNIKVGEFVIAVGNPYGLNWTVTHGIVSAKGRHGLGLNPIEDFIQTDAAINPGNSGGPLCDIHGKVIGINSAIVREAQGLGFAVPINIAKKVMNDLLKYGKVIRGWLGVYIEDVSPDLAQKFNVKGGVLVTKVMPGSPAEKGGLKSGDIIVKYNGEDVKNVADLQLKVINTPPGRRVPVTIIRDGKTMVLNVKIGQMPGTENLATVDLMSKFGLSVQKLTPELRKRLGIPNWVKNGVIVTSVKPGSPAEDAGLREGDIIVEAGITPRSLKPVRKVDDLIKVIKQSGSSGVLLKVVRGEGVFYVVLKPEE